The nucleotide window CCCCTTCCCCCTCGCTAAAGACGAAACCAGCTACCGCAAGATCGAAGGCTCGGAGAAGTACGTCGCCGTCGAGCAATTTGCCGGTAAAGACGTCATTCGCGTCTGCCCCGAAGCGTTGACCATCCTCGCCAACGAAGCGATGCGCGATGTCTCCTTCCTTCTCCGCCCCGCCCATAACGAGCAGGTCGCCACTATCCTCAGCGACCCCGAAGCGTCGATGAACGACAAGGGCGTTGCCCTCGCCTTCCTCCGCAACGCCGAGATCGCCGCCAACTTCGAGCTGCCGGTCTGCCAGGACACCGGCACCGCCACCGTCGCCGCCAAAAAAGGGCAACAGATCTGGACCGGAGTCAAGGACGAAGAGTGGCTCTCAAAGGGGATTTACAAGACCTACACCGAGGAGAACCTTCGCTACAGCCAGACCGTCGCCCTCGATATGTACGAAGAGATCAACACCGGCACCAATCTTCCGGCGCAGATCGACATCCTCGCCACCGACGGCGACTACTACAAGTTCGTCTTCATGGCTAAAGGGGGCGGTTCCGCCAACAAGACCATGCTTTATCAGGAGACCAAAGCCCTCCTCACCCCCGGCAAGCTCGAGAAGTACCTCATCGAGAAGATGAAGTACCTCGGCACTGCCGCCTGCCCCCCCTACCACATCGCCTTCGTCATCGGCGGCACCTCGGCCGACCAGTGCATGAAGACCGTCAAGCTCGCCACCGCCAAAGAACTCGACGGCCTCCCCACCGAGGGGAACAAGCACGGCCAGGCCTTCCGCGACATCGAGCTGGAGAAGAGCCTCCTCGTCGCCGCGCAGAAGCTCGGCATCGGCGCCCAGTTCGGCGGCAAATACTTTGCGCACGACGTCCGCGTCATCCGTCTCCCCCGCCACGGCGCCTCCTGCCCGGTCGGGATGGCGGTCTCCTGCTCCGCCGACCGCAACATCAAGGCGAAGATTACCAAGGACGGCCTCTTTGTCGAGGAGATGGACCGCAATCCCGGCCGTCTCATCCCCGACAGATATCGCGGCAAGCACGAGCACGGCGTCAAGATCGACCTCAATCAGCCGATGGAGGCAATCCTCGCCGAGCTGAGCAAGCACCCCGTCTCCACCCCTCTCCTGCTCAACGGCACCATCGTCGTCGGCCGCGACATCGCCCACGCCAAGTTCAAGGAGATCATGGATAGCGGCAAGCCGCTGCCGGATTACCTGAAGAAGCACCCGATCTACTACGCCGGCCCGGCCAAAACCCCGAAAGGCAAGGCCTCCGGCTCCTTCGGCCCGACCACTGCCGGCCGCATGGACAGCTATGTC belongs to Deltaproteobacteria bacterium HGW-Deltaproteobacteria-4 and includes:
- a CDS encoding fumarate hydratase (catalyzes the formation of malate from fumerate), which codes for MATPDFFYQDPFPLAKDETSYRKIEGSEKYVAVEQFAGKDVIRVCPEALTILANEAMRDVSFLLRPAHNEQVATILSDPEASMNDKGVALAFLRNAEIAANFELPVCQDTGTATVAAKKGQQIWTGVKDEEWLSKGIYKTYTEENLRYSQTVALDMYEEINTGTNLPAQIDILATDGDYYKFVFMAKGGGSANKTMLYQETKALLTPGKLEKYLIEKMKYLGTAACPPYHIAFVIGGTSADQCMKTVKLATAKELDGLPTEGNKHGQAFRDIELEKSLLVAAQKLGIGAQFGGKYFAHDVRVIRLPRHGASCPVGMAVSCSADRNIKAKITKDGLFVEEMDRNPGRLIPDRYRGKHEHGVKIDLNQPMEAILAELSKHPVSTPLLLNGTIVVGRDIAHAKFKEIMDSGKPLPDYLKKHPIYYAGPAKTPKGKASGSFGPTTAGRMDSYVDELQANGGSMVMIAKGNRSQGVTDACKKHGGFYLGSIGGPAAVLAEENIKKVECIDFPELGMEAVWKIEVENFPAFILVDDKGNDFFKQLGL